GCTCCCAGAGTTCCACCCATGCCTGATTGGTTTGTCAATTTGTGAAATGCCAGAGCCTGTTTCTGAATAAAAATTATAGCCATCCATCAATGTAAGTACTCACTTACCGGATGAACCGATCATGTTTTTATTGATACGCTATTGAATCTTGCACGAACTTCGATACATTGAAGAATATAAAAAGGTTTCTAACGAAAGGCAAAAAGGTATGCACGTTGATCGTAGACATTTTATTGCTGGAACCCTGGGCGCTGTCGCGGCGCAGAGCACTATGACGGCTCAAGGCGCGTCCAATAAAAAACCGATTATGCTGGCGACCTGGCCATTTGGCGTGACAGCGCTTACTGCGGCGAATGAGGTATTGGATAAAGGCGGTAACGCGGTTGACGCCGTTGAGCAGTCAGCTATCACGGCGGAAAATGATCCCGAAACGACCAGTGTGGGCTACGGCGGTTACCCGAATGAAAACGGCGTTGTGCAATTAGACGCCGCCATCATTGACGGTAAGTCCGGGCAAATGGGTTCCGTCGCGGCGATGGAAAACATTCGCAATCCAATTTCGGTTGCGCGGAAAGTCATGGAAGCCAACCGCCATATTTATTTAGTCGGCGACGGCGCCAAGTCGTTTGCGCTCAAACACGGATTCAAAGAAGAAAACCTGCTGACGCCGCAAGCCCTGGAATGGTATATCG
This genomic interval from Candidatus Hinthialibacter antarcticus contains the following:
- a CDS encoding N(4)-(beta-N-acetylglucosaminyl)-L-asparaginase; the protein is MHVDRRHFIAGTLGAVAAQSTMTAQGASNKKPIMLATWPFGVTALTAANEVLDKGGNAVDAVEQSAITAENDPETTSVGYGGYPNENGVVQLDAAIIDGKSGQMGSVAAMENIRNPISVARKVMEANRHIYLVGDGAKSFALKHGFKEENLLTPQALEWYIAQKAKQKVDPGHDTIGTLAMDKNGDMAVSCTTSGVAMKWAGRVGDSPIIGAGLYLDPEVGGAVGTGVGERAIETCAAFAIVELMRQGRTPKEASEEIMKRVAKRNEGKPPFSLAFLALRKDGEYGNAAIGSFSYALSIAGKTTLEQGNIL